A single region of the Ancylobacter novellus DSM 506 genome encodes:
- a CDS encoding ABC transporter permease, with protein MAGAQPLARAPTSPTQKAPVPPAPRTLSPRMVDIGVQVAVVAALAGLWEFGARFGALNPFLLPPLSVVLGRIWEDLIAGTVLVDLGLTLYRALAGFAIGAVIGIPLGILMARSALVRWFFDPLVSIGFPMPKIAFLPIFILWFDIYDTSKIIMVAFSCFFPIVAATYAGCSSLDKWPIWSARSFGAKERDLLWEVYLPMAMPQIITGLQVALPVGMITTIVTEMLMGGRGVGGAMIMAGRFADSVGVFAGIVQIIILGFVVVKSLEIVRRRILVWHPESRR; from the coding sequence ATGGCTGGAGCCCAGCCGCTCGCGCGCGCCCCCACATCACCGACGCAGAAGGCGCCGGTGCCGCCCGCGCCCCGTACCCTGTCGCCGCGCATGGTCGACATCGGCGTGCAGGTGGCGGTAGTAGCGGCGCTCGCCGGCCTGTGGGAATTCGGCGCGCGCTTCGGTGCCCTCAACCCCTTCCTGCTGCCGCCGCTCAGCGTGGTGCTGGGGCGGATCTGGGAGGACCTCATCGCCGGCACGGTGCTGGTCGATCTCGGCCTCACCCTCTACCGCGCGCTCGCCGGCTTCGCCATCGGCGCCGTGATCGGCATCCCGCTCGGCATACTGATGGCGCGCTCGGCACTGGTGCGCTGGTTCTTCGATCCGCTGGTGTCGATCGGCTTCCCGATGCCGAAGATCGCCTTCCTGCCGATCTTCATCCTGTGGTTCGACATATACGACACCTCGAAGATCATCATGGTGGCGTTCTCCTGCTTCTTCCCCATCGTGGCGGCGACCTATGCCGGCTGTTCGAGCCTCGACAAATGGCCGATCTGGTCGGCCCGCTCCTTCGGGGCGAAGGAGCGTGATCTCCTGTGGGAGGTCTATCTGCCGATGGCGATGCCGCAGATCATCACCGGCCTGCAGGTGGCGCTGCCGGTGGGCATGATCACCACCATCGTCACCGAGATGCTGATGGGAGGGCGCGGCGTCGGCGGCGCGATGATCATGGCCGGGCGCTTCGCCGATTCCGTCGGCGTGTTCGCCGGCATCGTGCAGATCATCATCCTCGGCTTCGTGGTGGTGAAAAGCCTCGAGATCGTCCGCCGCCGCATCCTGGTCTGGCATCCCGAGAGCCGGCGGTGA
- a CDS encoding ABC transporter permease: protein MSDILAGRRRPAGLAYAAVDLAVRFSPVLVLAVFWEFLGLSGIVSQQMLPGLMEIFAAFVDMLVNGDLLYNTARSVSRAAAGLGAAVVVGVVVGLMMAQFRAARLLVNPIVQIFYPMPKSALIPVVMIWLGLGDSSKILLIFLGCLLPVVVGTYNGARGVNPFLLWSASSLGASRLDVLHEVVLPAAMPDILNGCRTALAFSFILMVSSEFVIATDGVGFMISSLGDGGQYPAMFAAIFFVAGIGFAADRIYAMLARHMLRWREA from the coding sequence ATGAGCGACATCCTCGCCGGCCGGCGCCGCCCGGCCGGGCTCGCCTATGCGGCCGTCGACTTGGCGGTCCGCTTCTCGCCGGTGCTGGTGCTGGCGGTCTTCTGGGAGTTCCTCGGCCTCAGCGGCATCGTCTCGCAGCAGATGCTGCCGGGCCTGATGGAAATCTTCGCCGCCTTCGTCGACATGCTGGTCAACGGCGACCTTCTCTACAACACCGCCCGCTCGGTGAGCCGCGCGGCCGCCGGGCTCGGCGCGGCGGTCGTGGTCGGCGTGGTGGTCGGGCTGATGATGGCGCAGTTCCGCGCCGCGCGGCTGCTGGTCAATCCCATCGTGCAGATCTTCTACCCGATGCCGAAATCGGCGCTCATCCCGGTGGTGATGATCTGGCTCGGGCTCGGAGATTCCTCGAAGATCCTGCTGATCTTCCTTGGCTGCCTGCTGCCGGTGGTGGTCGGCACCTATAATGGCGCGCGCGGGGTGAACCCGTTCCTGCTCTGGTCGGCTTCCAGCCTCGGCGCCTCGCGTCTCGACGTGCTGCACGAAGTCGTGCTGCCCGCTGCCATGCCCGACATCCTCAACGGCTGCCGCACCGCCCTCGCCTTCTCCTTCATCCTGATGGTGAGCTCGGAATTCGTCATCGCGACGGACGGCGTCGGCTTCATGATCAGTTCGCTCGGCGATGGCGGACAGTACCCCGCCATGTTCGCCGCGATCTTCTTCGTCGCCGGCATCGGCTTCGCCGCCGACCGCATCTACGCGATGCTTGCCCGGCACATGCTGCGTTGGAGGGAGGCATGA
- a CDS encoding ABC transporter ATP-binding protein has protein sequence MSHTYGARTGGMLALDGIDLDIGDGEFHCLLGPSGCGKSTLLYLIGGFIPVQAGTISTSSGTVVAPGPDRSIVFQNFALFPWKTVKDNVLYGLKKAGVAGAERERRAQRYIDMVHLTGFEDAYPSQLSGGMQQRAAIARTLAVDPGILLMDEPFGALDAQTRRVMQEELRAIWRDSRKTVVFVTHDVQEAVFLADRISIMSARPGRIQHVINVDLPKDRGEEILENRDFIGLSEHIWRLVREQAVAATRGAH, from the coding sequence GTGTCCCACACCTATGGCGCGCGTACCGGCGGCATGCTGGCGCTCGACGGCATCGATCTCGACATCGGCGACGGCGAGTTCCATTGCCTGCTCGGCCCCTCCGGCTGCGGCAAGAGCACCCTGCTCTATCTGATCGGCGGCTTCATTCCGGTGCAGGCAGGCACGATCTCGACCTCGTCCGGCACGGTGGTTGCACCGGGGCCCGACCGGAGCATCGTGTTCCAGAACTTCGCGCTGTTTCCGTGGAAGACGGTGAAGGACAACGTCCTCTACGGACTGAAGAAGGCGGGCGTCGCCGGCGCCGAGCGCGAGCGGCGCGCCCAGCGTTACATCGACATGGTGCATCTCACGGGCTTCGAGGACGCCTATCCCTCGCAGCTCTCCGGCGGCATGCAGCAGCGTGCGGCCATCGCGCGGACGCTGGCGGTCGATCCCGGCATCCTGCTGATGGACGAGCCCTTCGGCGCCCTCGACGCGCAGACTCGCCGCGTCATGCAGGAGGAACTGCGCGCCATCTGGCGCGACAGCCGCAAGACCGTGGTCTTCGTCACCCATGACGTACAGGAAGCGGTCTTCCTCGCCGACCGCATCTCGATCATGAGCGCCCGCCCCGGACGCATCCAGCACGTCATAAATGTCGATCTGCCGAAGGATCGCGGCGAGGAGATACTGGAGAACCGCGACTTCATCGGCCTGAGCGAACATATCTGGCGGCTGGTGCGCGAACAGGCGGTGGCGGCGACACGGGGAGCGCATTGA
- a CDS encoding ABC transporter substrate-binding protein, with product MATRRGALALAAALAALIAVPGAMPAAHADPVKIRIGWSTMPGHLIPVLYSKPDILKHYGKSYTVEPIRFRGSSPQITAMAAGEIDMAAFGPLVLALAVTNARLDVKVVADIIQDGVDDYHSETFLVRSDSGISKVTDMKGKRVGTNAIGSASDTAIRAMFRKNGMRDKRDYTMVEVAFPNIPAMLDEHKIDLGTVLQPMSKQLLATGKYKVLFTSEDAMGPSQLVFLAANGKFLEANRQAVLDFFEDHVRAVRWFTDPKNRAEAVKIIANFMQQPPETLSHLFTREDYFRDPFMVPNVKSIQESIDIAVDLGLAPAGIKVEPDHVDLSFVKEAQKRIEASQ from the coding sequence ATGGCAACACGACGCGGCGCGCTGGCGCTCGCGGCCGCTTTGGCGGCCCTCATCGCGGTCCCCGGCGCAATGCCGGCCGCTCACGCCGACCCGGTGAAGATCCGCATCGGCTGGTCCACCATGCCGGGGCATCTCATCCCGGTGCTCTACAGCAAGCCGGACATCCTGAAGCACTACGGCAAGAGCTACACGGTGGAGCCGATCCGCTTCCGTGGCTCCTCCCCCCAGATCACCGCCATGGCGGCGGGCGAGATCGACATGGCCGCCTTCGGGCCGCTGGTCCTCGCGCTGGCCGTCACCAATGCCCGGCTCGACGTGAAGGTCGTGGCCGACATCATCCAGGACGGCGTCGACGACTATCACAGCGAGACCTTCCTGGTCCGTTCGGACTCCGGCATCTCGAAGGTGACGGACATGAAGGGCAAGCGGGTGGGCACCAACGCCATCGGCTCGGCCTCGGACACCGCCATACGCGCCATGTTCCGCAAGAACGGCATGCGCGACAAGCGCGACTACACCATGGTCGAGGTCGCCTTCCCGAACATCCCGGCCATGCTGGACGAGCACAAGATCGACCTCGGCACCGTGCTGCAGCCCATGTCGAAGCAGTTGCTCGCCACCGGCAAGTACAAGGTGCTGTTCACCTCCGAGGACGCCATGGGTCCGTCCCAGCTCGTCTTCCTGGCGGCGAACGGCAAGTTCCTCGAAGCGAACCGCCAGGCGGTATTGGACTTCTTCGAGGACCATGTGCGCGCCGTGCGCTGGTTCACCGATCCGAAGAACCGCGCCGAGGCGGTGAAGATCATCGCCAACTTCATGCAGCAGCCGCCGGAGACGCTGAGCCACCTCTTCACCAGGGAGGACTATTTCCGCGATCCCTTCATGGTGCCGAACGTGAAGTCCATACAGGAGAGCATCGACATCGCCGTCGATCTCGGTCTCGCGCCTGCCGGCATCAAGGTCGAGCCGGACCATGTCGATCTGAGCTTCGTCAAGGAAGCCCAGAAGCGGATCGAGGCCAGCCAATGA
- a CDS encoding SDR family oxidoreductase, whose amino-acid sequence MSTSTQRTMIVTGGSKGIGAAIARAAGGAGFRVAFSYKGDAAGAEQVARDIAAAGGEALTIKADVAREEDVLALFEQVDARFGPPDVLVNNAGGVGPLGRVEAISASALTEVMAVNVVGSFLCCREAVRRMSTRHGGRGGIIVNISSRAAGLGGAGEWVHYAASKGAVDSLTIGLAREVAAEGIRVNAVAPGLIATNLHAVAGAPDRLERLAPSIPMRRPGTAEEVADVVMWLASPASAYVTGAVIPVAGGR is encoded by the coding sequence ATGTCGACGTCCACTCAGCGCACGATGATCGTAACCGGCGGCTCCAAGGGCATCGGCGCCGCCATCGCGCGAGCGGCCGGGGGCGCCGGCTTCCGGGTGGCGTTCAGCTACAAGGGCGATGCGGCCGGCGCGGAGCAAGTCGCGCGCGACATCGCCGCGGCCGGCGGCGAAGCCCTGACCATCAAGGCCGATGTCGCGCGCGAGGAAGACGTGCTCGCCCTGTTCGAGCAGGTCGATGCCCGCTTCGGCCCGCCGGACGTGCTCGTCAACAATGCCGGAGGCGTCGGCCCGCTCGGCCGGGTCGAGGCGATCAGCGCGAGCGCGCTCACAGAAGTCATGGCGGTGAACGTGGTCGGCAGCTTCCTGTGCTGCCGCGAGGCGGTCCGGCGCATGTCGACCCGCCATGGCGGACGCGGCGGCATCATCGTCAACATCTCCTCGCGCGCCGCCGGTCTCGGCGGTGCCGGCGAATGGGTGCACTACGCCGCCAGCAAGGGCGCGGTCGACAGCCTCACCATCGGCCTTGCCCGCGAGGTGGCGGCGGAAGGCATCCGCGTCAACGCCGTCGCGCCCGGCCTCATCGCCACCAATCTGCATGCGGTGGCCGGCGCGCCGGACCGGCTGGAGCGTCTCGCCCCTTCCATTCCGATGCGGCGTCCCGGCACGGCCGAGGAAGTCGCCGACGTAGTGATGTGGCTCGCCTCTCCCGCCAGCGCCTATGTCACCGGGGCCGTCATCCCCGTCGCCGGCGGGCGCTGA